One Tribolium castaneum strain GA2 chromosome 6, icTriCast1.1, whole genome shotgun sequence genomic window, TATCCTGGGAGGATTATAAAGTCACTGAAAAAGCAAACGAGTTAATGGATGAAGTTTTGCAAAGGGTTAAAACTAATTACTTGTAAGTGAGTCCAACGCCATCGTTCATCATGTCTTGGAGTGATTGGCCATCTTCAAGCAAACTGTTGCTGTCAGCCATTTGGACTACTATTGATTATACTGGAAAAAATAGACTATTGTTTTATTGTGCAAACAACTCTATTTGTATTTGCATAAGTTGTGTTTGCTGAAACGATATCATCAGCAAAGATAAGCGTTTGAAAAGAACCCATTGAGTACCAAAGTGTTGAAAAATTGGCCCTATTAAACTATAACCTTTATCTAATCGTAGTAAAATAAGTGAAACACGAAACAACCATTATTTATGATATGTAGAACACTTGAATTAGAACAAACCATTTCAGAGTGTTTGTAAATGTTAAGTCTGTATTTAGAATACATGGGTAATAAATCAGTGTGTTTAAAGCACGAACGAGCGATAGCGAGTGAGTGCCTTTAACAGGTAGTTTATTGATTGTCCATTAATAATTTCAACTTTATCTAAACTTATTGTGAATTAAATGTAAGAAAAATgatggaaataaataaacagtcCGTTTTGGGTACAATTTATAATAGACTACCTGATTTGAAAGAGGTCggaaatgtgttttttaaagcaggaattcaaaatttatccCTTGATAAAGTTATCAAACACGATCGAAAAAGCGGccttaattttatcaattcgACGTTCCCTTTACAAAATGTGTAATTGAAAGATGCACGAACATCATTGCGTGTCACTTTAAAATATTCAGACTAAAAgtgaaatgtaaataaattataccAATATCCAATCACGCACTTACATGGAATAAGAAAGCAAGAAATTACATTATTAAGGACTTTACATATTGAGGAAACAAATTAGTTAGTATACAGAGTGAGTccatagtgggttatttctgaatttttgttaatatgcAACCAGTAATACTGATTCCAGCAGACCAGATCggtaatcattaaaaaatttcaaaattaatccacGATTACATTGTTCTGGGTATTGCCAAGTTTGTTTTAacagttttgataaatttttactataaactattattatttaaaagataaataatCAATGTTGATtgaattaatgattttaaaaattaaacagtttCCAAGTGGTAAGTGAAATTACAATTTGTGGTTGCATCTTAAGACATGCCAGAAATAATCCACTTctgactcaccctgtacttataaaaatggaaaaaaaatagtttcgtACTCTTGGACCATTATTTACTTTATAAAATGAAATCCTGACAATGAtgcttcaaaattaaaaagtgtttagatatttttttataattaaattaaacatcaATTCATGAAACCGAGTCTATGATAACCCACAACTGATAAaccaaatttataatttacaaaTGAACCTCTATCTCTTGCATCTGAACTCTAAACAAATATACGTAACCAGGAgaattcgtaattaaattaattcagtcACTTACAGAaggattataatttattaatggaAGACATTCAATATTTACTACTTTTAAGGTTTAAACatgcaataaaatgtttttgttgacTTCTTAGTCCAACACAATGATTTTGCGCAAAAACATGTAAAACATgtacacaaaaattttgttgtgttCAGATAGTATTGAAATACTATAGCTGGTGTGTAATAATGTGTACTTAAgagtaataaatattatgtgcaaaatacaaatacattcaaaaataatagcttTTACGTGTAATGGAATGTTATATCGTTATTCTAGAAACaggttttttgctaaaaactcaatttaaaaaaccaaaacatgGATCGAcaataatatattaaaatatttcggCGTTAATATTTGGAAAGCTTTTCGTCCATCCACTAAAGCAATTAATGTGAAAAAgaaaaccgaaaaatcaccGAACTGGATGGAGAATCTTTTCTTTTCCTAAaatattaccaaaaaaatcgtggAACTAAATTGAAAGTGGAGTTCTTTTTGCCATTTTCTAGCAATTAAAACcgacaaaatataaaaactcaGCTTTTGGTGTTTTATCATGACGGAACGAGTTATAACCAAATTATAGATTAAAATATAACGCCATTATTTCgacaattttggtaaaaacacGACGAAAAATTGCagcattttgtaaaaaatgatatcgtttttgtttaaagctATTAAGCGAACAGAAGtagagtaaaaaaatctattatttatatcaattttatgCCTTTGTCAGGCGTTTCACATCATTTTTCATAAACGTAgttattttacgaaattaatcaaaaatcactaaatttgatAGAAAAGTACATTACATTGtctttttcaatgttttacaCCAATCTCAAATGCAGattcgtcaaaaattaaccaaaaatcTCAAAATGCGTTAAATGCGTTAAATGGAGCAATTTTTGTATTGTGGAAATAAAAACgcagttttttaactttttgctaaatctggctgaaaaatcattaaattggatcaaaaattatatgcttttaaaatttttgcgttATAGGTAGGTGTCCCAACCAATTACTAAAGTACATTATTCACCTTTAAATTGTAAGAGAGTaaaaagaattataaaaaattagtagATATTAACCACCTCCATCTCCCACAACTATTTTCAGGTATACAGTGTGTGTTTCGGAAACatgtttgtttattaaatatcCTATACACTGTCTCTTTTTAGAGCGCCACCATGGGGATctgttattataaaagatatgaggtcggttaaattaggtCAAAGTTggtcatttttatgctgaacaattatctgaatgaaaatttgatgtgtcatttttaggttttaaattattgaaaaaaaaaacgaaaattttcatttttttaagcgaaaaccaaaacaaCTAGACGTGTTTAACTAGggcattttgtatttttagaaagtattttattcctgattacaacgatgtatcacatgatatgattaaatcttacatgctgatcaaaaagagaaaaaagcatttttgtgaagtgtgtttgaaaaaaacgccaacaattttgcttttaaacaaactagattttggaaGTATATTAAAAACGTGAGTGttttcatagttttgaaacagctaatataatTCTTATGATTTACCACTTCCTAAAGAATCTATTCAATCTGATTCTTTTCTCagatttttaaacttaaagccGTGCAGTTTCTTAGCTCCCACTCCCTGGTgtatatttctaaaatttcgcTGGAGTAAGTTGCTCTTTAAACCGGTGTTTAAAAGGGCGATTTACACCAGGAAGTGGATACAAAAGAAAAGAAACTGCTGTACGTAAATATCAGTTTTTAAATGAAGGGACTGATTTCCTCAAtagtatatttaaaaaaaaacaagtttcataaGACCAGTCTTGAAGCACgaattcagtttcaaaaacgagttttttaaaagaatgagTGTTTCAAGGTCTTatgaaacgagttttttttgaactattttttgtaatttgccccCTTTTTGCCGTTATTTTAGTCGGTTTAGGGATTTTTGTGACGGTTGGTAATGTCCCAGtttttaaagtgaaaaattgattcaaaacttttattgtatcaaaattttgtcaaaaaacacgAGTATGGATGATAATGAAGGTAAGCTTGCATGAACTCCActtgaaatttgtaaaattagcaaaaatacgGTCCAAAATTTGCttcttgccaacctaaaaattttcgtaaaatgttccgtcaaataatgacttttatgacatCGCACCTGATGACGTTGCGTGCTTTAATATGTCTATTAAAGCATGAAAATGGCGgcaaactacaaaaaataccttcattaaattttatcgcAGCCTCTGTCTATAAACCTTTTAGtaataagtttaaatttaatttcaataagcattttattaatgttaaatttCCATCCCTTTTATTGTGTCCAGCAGACGCCGTAGTTTTGCTATTCTACGTTGTTTCTctaaaactgtaatttttaaatatgtaataTTTGTTAATCAAGAATTGAATTTGTAGTCTTTTTGACTGACGATGGCAAAACGTTTAGTTTTGGtttctaataattttaataaactactTCGATTTGTGAGTTCGAGTTTAAATTTATcttctgtgtataataaaaacaagttatatattaaaaaaaaacaaattagtaCCTAGTTCCTCAGGTTTTGCGGTTGAACTATACGATTTTACATAAGCTACATAAGCTTGACCACGATTGGTCGGACGTTTTGGAACACCTTGTAGTTAGTGACAAGGCTATTTTTGGTAAGTTGCGTTCAATAatgaaattgtaaataattctAATTCCCTAAAATATAGTCACAAACAAGCTAGTAAAAAGAACtagcaatttaatttaattcattttttttttttttaatttggcaaCATTTAGACGAAACAACAACAAACTATTGTGTAGTATCATTGTTATCGCTGCGAATTAATCAAAAACACTATTGGCGGCATAACCCAAGTTTTCTCAAGTGACATTGCATGCAACAAACATTGCATGCAAATCCCAAACGTGCTATAATCTCACATTCGCAATTAACTGACATTTCaatcacaaaatttcaataaaaccgaaatcaatgaatgaaaaattGTGCAATTGGGAAAACCACGTGGAGCCGCTTCTCGTATTTGTTAGCAGTTACTGAACCCATAAATCAGAAAAATCGAATCGGAGGTgcaaacaattaaataactaAGAGTAATGAATATGTGCTTGTTTTATTACTCACTCGGTGAAATATCGAGCAGAAGGGAGGATTCCGGACTTGGAGCGATAACCGTCCAATCACAGAAGCTGTTAGAGGTAAAAGAACGAGGAATGTGGAGTGGAATCGAACTCGTGTGAATATCCCCCCACTTGGAGATTTTTTAGCGCCCTCTTACGAAACTTTGAGGAAGATTTTTAGTTGGTGGAGTGGCCAATAGATGGACAGGAGGAAAAACAAATGACTAGCGAAAAGGTGCCTACTCGTATTTTCTTTGGTGGAATGAAATGGGAATAAATTAAGCGCTAGTACACTTCCTAAGATAAAATCGTAAACgctaagtaaaataataaacgctaggtgataagtgaaaaaaataaactctagatgaaaataataattgctacGTAAAAAGAGCAGGTAAATGCTAtgtaaaaaatcgtaaacgCTAGGCAAAAATTAGGAGTACTACTAaagattatttacatttaagaaaaaaaagggttACTACACTTTTTACTTCTCCCTACGAAATACGCTACTAGGTTTGTGCATTCcaccttttttgttttattaattaaacagaCCAACAGACGGCTTTTAATCAAATCTTCATctcaaaaattgcttttagcCTATGTCTAGTGCATCAAATATTTAGCTTAGTGGGTGTTAAATACCAAGGTAGGTATAtagcattttataaataatagataaattttagtaaaaaaatattaccaattaacattcaaattatttagcaagcatttttaatattgtacttattaactgtttcaaaagtaaataaaaacgccaccgtcgcattttaccaacttatttttttaaataagattgataaaaatgtaaaaaagttttcaatggtgagatctctcattgaaagtataaattacgttagcgattttttttaagtgcatgaataatttataacagctaattttgagacaaaatgCGACGTTGCCGGTTTTATAGTTTAGAAAAAGTTAATggaaattactattatttaccAAGCACTTATTAGTAtctaataacattttttttatttatttattattatttatttattatttattattattattatttatttagtcaTTTGAAAGGTTTTcctaatcaaaaatttaacgtagaaataaaccatttttgttttcgaattagttttgtgttttataaattttacttaaatcTGATCTTTTAGCTCAAAATCGTGTGTAAACTCCCAAGGGCAAAAATAACGTCATATTTGcgtcaatttaatttaaaaatccgTTCAATAATTGCAGTTGTGGATGAAAAACGTTGTAATACAGGTTGAGTCAATAGCAAGGattatagaaaattaattaatcttgtCTATAATCCTTGAGTGCTTGAATCAATAGTGGGTTGTTTCtgaatttctataaatttgcaaccaataatactgaTTCCAGCTGAGCAGAGCGGTAATCGttgaatgttaaaaaaattaaaattaactcaCGATTACATTGTTGTGGGTATTGTCAAGTTTATCTTAACAGTTTCgctaaattttattgtggactattattgttaaaaaaaaagcaataTCTAGAttcaattaaatgtttttaaaaatgagtgttagactaaaaaatgaaaatgtttatatGGATAGGCACCCTTACTATTTTATCGTAATTAAagctccaccatttttgagaaaagtaattaaaaaggtgaaaattccAGGACTGATTTCAGCAATGTTTCTTTTTAAATCAGCAAGTCACAGAAAAGCGAAAGACTGACGAATCACGAGTCGAGACATTGATTAGGTCACAGCGcaaaatttgtattattattaaaaaactaccgatttaaaaaaaaagaccgGTATTACTACTTCAGAATTACCTACTTTCAGAATctgtaattttcaaaaagttttaCTATTGAGTATAAcacttctttaaaaaaattgttagtacagttttagtaaaaaaaaataaaattgtcaaaaatagaggtttttttcattttatttttaaaagacactatcaattgtttcaaaatttatatatGTTGTTGCTAAGGCCATCATAAGGTTacggtttttttttcataatttttgaactacgaatatttttttcattcagtACAGTTCAACCTTAAGCGAAGTATTTAAGTATGATCAAAGTGGTAAGTGCCATTTGTATCTTTAGTTGCATCTGAAAAcatgtcaaaaataattcactattgactcaccctgtataatgcAAAAACGGCAAAATCTTATCATGTCTATTTAACTcaaattacttttaattacTTATAGAATTAACGATAGAAAAATGCATAGGTTAAACTATgctcaattttttaacatattttgtGTTTCTTCGGTTATTTTATGGCGAAATTTTACTAAACATGGCTACCACGTTTCTCAAATGAGGTAATATGTATAATTATGTAGTTTTCGATtcaaattaaagatttttcgGCCGATTATCGAGAAAACTCACAAACTAATTGCGTTTCTGAAAAACAAAGTAAGTAAAAAgccttaaataaaataactaaatcacTTTgacttttggttttattttgaacgaaatttctaaaaaatataattcgacGAGacaaaatgcagaaatgttttatttattttgtaacgttttgttacaatttattacaaaaatgttacaacgttttcggtttatcaaaatttcgcaaaatacgtgtagatgttttaaatcaaacatttttctaaaacaatgccgaaataattttgattcagatttgtaagtttttaaactttagcGAAACTCCTAGCCTAGgttttagctcaaaaatgtgtaaactgtctaaaaaagcaaaaataacatcatttcagaaacaattacgttaatttttggttaattttacACGTAACTACATCCACTGcataatgcaaataattatacttctgaattaaaaatttgctaaaataacCCAAAAATGCCGAAAATGcgttttttatcaataatgCATTTAggcaaaatgaaaaattgctctattttttacaaatatttatacttttcaggtaattgtttttgcgaaattttacaatttaacaACTGCGTTTCTAACTATAAGTTTTCTAATATACTCagaaagtcaaaataatttgttttttatacaattttatccaaaaaattgaTCACAATAATAtcgtttttgtttagaaaacgtGCTGATCAGACGCTCAAACAggaaagaaataattaaatttttatcttatcgttccattttaacaaaatcttgcataaacgccaaaaaagcaaaaatatgaatatttGTTTCCAAACTTTCTAAAATCTTTCTTAAACAATAAGTATTATGTAACTATTATCGTTTAGGATATTTTTAAcacatatttttgttcacaatATGCTTTGAGTTTTTTGGACTCATATAATattcacttcaaaaaatcttccctaaaagttttattttatcagtGGGTGaagatatttcaaaaaacaataactaattttttgaaagtggaaaaaattattattcctaggtgaaacaataaaaaaatgcttaaaataTCAGTAAACTAAAGTGTCCCTTGGCTACCTTGCacaaattatattaattaaaatattactgctttaattttatggtCAATTTCTGATGCTCAAATTTGCTTGATatccttttttaattatttttttatgttgcaCAAAGCTTTCAGctcttttattaataaaacaggTAATAACCATTTTTCGCAGATATTATAAAATCattaatgaaaacattttttgatcaTGTTTTGTGTGTTGATTCAAACAACgtctgaaataaataaaactaaaagatGAACTTAAAAATGTATTGAAAAATGCGGttcacattaaaatttaaaagtaataGCCTCCATATCCAGTGTAAGCGTATGGAGAAGCATATCCGTAACCATATCCTAATCCACTGTATCCTCCGTAAAGTCCGGAATAAAAGTACTGTGGTGCAGCTTTAGGGGCAGCAAAGGCAACGGCAAGAAGAGCAAAAAGTACCaactaaaaatgttaaaattagaaattaaaacaaaaatagactGTAGTAACTTACGAGTTTGAACATTTTGTGgtagtttttatttacttcGATGTCACTCGAAATCTGCCAAACCTAAGACaaggtgtattttatataCCATTCCGAAAATACAAGATGACCTCTGTTAGTGCATTATCTGCGtaaatcacaatttttaaataaccagttttacaaaatttgtttaaaaactagaCCCTATTAACATTCGGAGAATTTCCTGTTTTAAGATGCAACTGAACTTGAAAGTTTATCTGACACACCCCTAAAAACAAGTATAAAAGCCACCACACAAGAATCAGCAGTTAGTGTTTGCTCGCAAAACAAGCAAAATGTTCAAGCTTGTAAGTATTTACTGATTTCGTCCCCAATCAAgtgaaataattgttatttcgttatttttagCTTGTATTCTTGGCTCTTGTAGCTTTCGCTATCGCTGCTCCTAAAGCCGATCCTCAATACTTCTATTCTGGACTTTATGGAGGTTATGCTGGATTAGGATATGGATATGGATATGCTGCTCC contains:
- the MFK8-4 gene encoding prismalin-14 precursor; the encoded protein is MFKLLVLFALLAVAFAAPKAAPQYFYSGLYGGYSGLGYGYGYASPYAYTGYGGYYF
- the MFK8-3 gene encoding prismalin-14 precursor — its product is MFKLLVFLALVAFAIAAPKADPQYFYSGLYGGYAGLGYGYGYAAPYAYGGYGGYFF